The following are from one region of the Halarcobacter sp. genome:
- the pseF gene encoding pseudaminic acid cytidylyltransferase has product MPKAIAVIPARGGSKRIPRKNIKFFHGKPLIAYSIEAAKRSNLFDKIIVSTDDEEIANIAKEYGAQIPFLRPKELSDDFTGTADVVSHAINFLKKQGEEYDFCCTIYATAPFLEEKYLKLGFKKLMSSDAHQAFSVTSMPFPIFRTFKITKDNRCEMFFPEYHQTRSQDLEEAYQDAGQFYWENLHNSFTQSGFGKDSIPIVLPRYLVQDIDTLEDWERAEYMYEAIKRGKF; this is encoded by the coding sequence ATGCCTAAAGCTATTGCTGTAATTCCTGCTAGAGGTGGAAGTAAAAGGATACCTAGAAAAAATATAAAATTCTTTCATGGGAAACCACTAATAGCTTATAGCATAGAAGCAGCAAAAAGATCAAATCTATTTGATAAAATAATTGTAAGTACTGATGATGAAGAGATTGCAAATATAGCAAAAGAGTATGGAGCTCAAATTCCTTTTTTAAGACCAAAAGAATTAAGTGATGATTTTACAGGTACAGCTGATGTTGTAAGTCATGCTATAAACTTTTTAAAAAAGCAAGGGGAAGAGTATGATTTTTGTTGTACTATTTATGCCACAGCACCATTTTTGGAAGAAAAATATCTAAAACTTGGTTTTAAAAAATTAATGTCAAGTGATGCTCACCAAGCTTTTAGTGTAACTTCAATGCCTTTTCCTATCTTTAGAACATTTAAAATCACTAAAGATAATAGGTGTGAAATGTTTTTTCCTGAGTATCATCAAACTAGAAGTCAGGACTTAGAAGAAGCATATCAAGATGCGGGGCAATTTTATTGGGAAAATCTACACAATAGCTTTACTCAAAGTGGTTTTGGAAAAGACTCAATACCAATTGTTCTTCCTCGATATTTAGTTCAAGATATTGATACTCTTGAAGATTGGGAAAGAGCCGAATATATGTATGAAGCAATAAAAAGGGGTAAATTTTGA
- the pseC gene encoding UDP-4-amino-4,6-dideoxy-N-acetyl-beta-L-altrosamine transaminase → MNIINYGKQTIFKDDISVVEEVLKSDFLTTGPKVKEFESALCKYTGAKYCVAVSNGTAALHLSSMVLLNKNDKVLTTPNSFLATSNSILYVDAKPVFIDIKEDGNIDLDLCEKRLKEDSSIKAIYAVHFSGNSVNQKKLEYLKKTYNIKILEDCAHSLGASLDNIKAGSCKNSDISIFSFHPVKNITTGEGGAITTNSKEIYEKLLSLRNHGMIKTDSMKPWEYEMRDLGLNYRLTDIQCALGISQLKKLDGFLEKRWAIAKKYDENFEALENIKPLYPFTKESAYHLYVIRIDFKNFSISKEELFNKLMDKNIKVQLHYMPINKQVFYKNLGYGEEFTPLMDRYYEEVLSLPIFPSLSEEEQNYVIQSLKGLLYA, encoded by the coding sequence ATGAATATTATTAACTATGGAAAACAAACTATTTTTAAAGATGATATAAGTGTAGTTGAAGAGGTTTTAAAATCAGACTTTTTAACTACAGGCCCTAAAGTAAAAGAGTTTGAGTCTGCTCTTTGTAAATATACAGGGGCTAAATATTGTGTTGCTGTATCAAATGGAACAGCAGCCCTTCATCTGTCTTCAATGGTTTTATTAAATAAAAACGATAAGGTTCTTACCACTCCAAACTCTTTTTTAGCAACATCTAATTCAATACTTTATGTGGATGCTAAGCCTGTCTTTATAGATATAAAAGAGGATGGAAATATTGATTTAGATCTTTGTGAAAAGAGATTAAAAGAGGATTCTTCTATAAAAGCTATTTATGCCGTACACTTTTCAGGTAATTCAGTAAATCAAAAAAAATTAGAGTATTTAAAAAAAACTTATAATATAAAGATACTAGAAGATTGTGCCCATAGTTTAGGTGCAAGCTTAGATAATATAAAAGCTGGAAGTTGTAAAAATAGTGATATCTCTATTTTTTCTTTTCACCCTGTAAAAAATATTACAACAGGTGAAGGTGGTGCAATTACAACAAACTCAAAAGAGATTTATGAAAAACTACTTAGCTTGAGAAATCATGGGATGATTAAGACAGATTCAATGAAACCTTGGGAATATGAGATGAGAGATTTGGGTCTCAATTATCGACTTACAGATATACAGTGTGCTTTAGGGATTTCTCAATTAAAAAAGTTAGATGGTTTTCTAGAAAAAAGATGGGCTATAGCAAAAAAATATGATGAAAATTTTGAAGCTTTAGAAAACATAAAACCTTTATACCCATTTACTAAAGAATCTGCATATCACCTCTATGTTATAAGAATTGATTTTAAAAATTTTTCAATTTCAAAAGAGGAACTTTTTAATAAATTAATGGATAAAAATATAAAAGTTCAGCTTCATTATATGCCAATAAATAAACAAGTTTTTTATAAAAATCTTGGATATGGAGAAGAGTTTACTCCTTTGATGGATAGATACTATGAAGAGGTATTATCTTTACCAATTTTTCCAAGCTTAAGTGAAGAGGAACAAAATTATGTAATACAATCTCTAAAAGGATTACTTTATGCCTAA
- the recA gene encoding recombinase RecA yields the protein MDDNQKKSLELAIKQIDKTFGKGTLIRLGDKEVVPVESISTGSLGLDLALGVGGLPKGRVIEIYGPESSGKTTLTLHAIAECQKAGGVCAFIDAEHALDVVYAKNLGVDTDNLLVSQPDFGEQALEILETVIRSGAVNLVVVDSVAALTPKVEIDGDMDDQQVGVQARLMSKALRKVTGLLNKMNCTVIFINQIRMKIGMTGYGSPETTTGGNALKFYSSVRLDIRRIATLKQGENSIGNRVKVKVVKNKVAAPFKQAEFDIMFGEGISKTGELIDYGVKLDIVDKAGAWFSYGDNKIGQGKENSKVFLKDNPDVANEIEQKILTAMGVNDEIIQGEPEEDED from the coding sequence ATGGATGATAATCAAAAAAAATCTTTAGAGTTAGCTATTAAACAAATTGACAAAACATTTGGAAAAGGTACTCTAATTAGACTAGGTGACAAAGAAGTAGTTCCTGTTGAATCAATTTCAACAGGTTCATTAGGTCTTGACTTAGCATTAGGTGTTGGTGGTTTACCAAAAGGTAGAGTTATAGAGATTTATGGTCCTGAATCATCAGGTAAAACAACTCTTACTCTTCATGCAATTGCAGAGTGTCAAAAAGCTGGGGGTGTTTGTGCTTTTATTGATGCAGAGCATGCTTTAGATGTAGTTTATGCTAAAAATCTTGGTGTTGATACAGATAACTTACTTGTATCTCAACCAGACTTTGGTGAGCAAGCTTTAGAGATTTTGGAAACAGTTATTAGAAGTGGTGCAGTTAATCTAGTAGTAGTGGATTCAGTTGCTGCTTTAACTCCAAAAGTTGAGATAGATGGAGATATGGACGATCAACAAGTTGGTGTTCAAGCTAGACTTATGAGTAAAGCTTTAAGAAAAGTAACTGGTTTATTAAACAAAATGAATTGTACAGTTATCTTTATTAACCAAATCAGAATGAAAATTGGTATGACTGGATACGGAAGTCCTGAAACAACAACAGGTGGAAATGCACTTAAATTCTACTCTTCAGTTAGACTTGATATTAGAAGAATCGCAACTTTAAAACAAGGTGAAAACTCTATAGGAAATAGAGTAAAAGTAAAAGTTGTAAAAAATAAAGTTGCTGCTCCATTTAAGCAAGCAGAATTTGATATTATGTTTGGTGAAGGTATCTCTAAAACAGGTGAGCTTATAGATTATGGTGTAAAACTTGATATCGTAGATAAAGCTGGTGCATGGTTTAGTTATGGGGATAACAAAATTGGTCAAGGAAAAGAAAACTCAAAAGTATTCTTAAAAGATAATCCAGATGTTGCAAATGAGATTGAACAAAAAATCTTAACAGCTATGGGTGTAAACGATGAGATTATTCAAGGTGAGCCAGAAGAAGATGAAGATTAG
- a CDS encoding tetratricopeptide repeat protein, with amino-acid sequence MESIDKRTLGLQIGFALELFKTGKYQESLIQYEYIINNYEFNFPEIFIAYGNCLFALGKLDEAIASFKKALRINVKLTDASLGLGKAYLYKKEYQKAEKVFSNLVENDASINAANYLAFTYEKQERYNEAEYLYATILQINSDLHEVWNNFALFYKSCRKNKEKAVDAHKKSLELEEKLEYLQNYALTLLDFEDAKEALKLINRCLEIEPDNQTTKEYLEIANKMLDK; translated from the coding sequence ATGGAAAGTATAGATAAAAGAACATTAGGTTTACAAATTGGATTTGCTCTTGAACTGTTTAAAACAGGCAAATATCAAGAATCTTTAATCCAATATGAATATATTATTAACAATTATGAATTTAACTTTCCTGAAATATTTATTGCATATGGAAATTGTTTATTTGCTTTAGGTAAATTAGATGAAGCAATTGCAAGTTTTAAAAAAGCTTTACGAATAAATGTTAAGCTAACAGATGCTTCTTTGGGCTTGGGAAAAGCTTATTTATATAAAAAAGAGTATCAAAAAGCAGAAAAAGTTTTTTCAAACTTAGTAGAAAATGATGCTTCTATAAATGCTGCAAATTATTTAGCATTTACTTATGAAAAACAAGAAAGATACAATGAAGCTGAATATTTGTATGCAACAATTTTACAAATAAATAGTGACCTTCATGAAGTGTGGAATAATTTTGCATTATTTTATAAAAGTTGTAGAAAAAATAAAGAAAAAGCTGTTGATGCCCATAAAAAATCTTTAGAACTTGAAGAAAAGTTAGAATATTTACAAAATTATGCTCTTACTCTTTTAGATTTTGAAGATGCAAAAGAAGCTTTAAAATTGATAAATAGATGTCTTGAAATAGAACCTGATAATCAAACTACAAAAGAGTATCTTGAAATAGCAAATAAAATGTTAGATAAATAA
- the pseB gene encoding UDP-N-acetylglucosamine 4,6-dehydratase (inverting) produces the protein MFDGKNILITGGTGSFGKKYTEILLKKYKPNKIIIYSRDELKQYEMSQDYDNKCMRYFIGDVRDASRLKKAMNDVDYVIHAAALKHVPIAEYNPMECIKTNINGAQNVIDAAMENGVKKIIALSTDKAANPVNLYGATKLASDKLFVAANNLIGNQDIQFSVVRYGNVIGSRGSVVPFFKKLIKSGKKSLPITDANMTRFLITLEEGVEFVLKNFERMQGGEIFVPKIPSMKITDLAKALAPELPHEIIGIRPGEKLHEIMCPSDDSHLTLEFDDHFVIQPTITFTKSRDYKINKLGENGEKVKQGFEYNSGDNTQWYKKEDILEIVKDM, from the coding sequence ATGTTTGATGGTAAAAATATTTTAATTACTGGTGGAACTGGAAGTTTTGGTAAAAAATATACTGAAATATTATTAAAAAAATATAAACCAAATAAAATAATTATATATTCAAGAGATGAATTAAAACAATATGAAATGTCGCAAGATTATGATAATAAGTGTATGAGATATTTTATAGGTGATGTAAGAGATGCGTCAAGATTAAAAAAAGCAATGAATGATGTTGATTATGTTATTCATGCCGCAGCATTAAAACATGTACCAATTGCTGAATATAATCCTATGGAGTGTATAAAAACTAATATTAATGGGGCTCAAAATGTTATTGATGCTGCAATGGAAAATGGTGTAAAAAAAATAATTGCATTATCTACTGATAAAGCAGCAAATCCTGTAAATCTATATGGAGCTACAAAGTTAGCTTCAGATAAATTATTTGTTGCAGCTAATAACTTAATAGGAAATCAAGATATCCAATTTTCAGTTGTAAGATATGGAAATGTAATAGGAAGTCGTGGTTCAGTTGTCCCTTTCTTCAAAAAATTGATAAAAAGTGGTAAAAAATCACTCCCTATAACAGATGCAAATATGACAAGGTTTTTAATTACTTTAGAAGAGGGTGTTGAGTTTGTATTAAAAAATTTTGAGAGAATGCAAGGTGGAGAGATATTTGTGCCTAAAATCCCTTCTATGAAGATTACAGATTTGGCAAAAGCTCTTGCCCCTGAATTACCCCATGAGATAATAGGTATAAGACCAGGAGAAAAACTTCATGAAATAATGTGTCCTAGTGATGACTCCCATTTAACTTTAGAGTTTGATGACCATTTTGTAATACAACCAACAATTACGTTTACCAAAAGTAGAGATTATAAAATAAATAAGTTAGGTGAAAATGGTGAAAAAGTTAAACAAGGTTTTGAGTATAACTCAGGGGATAATACTCAATGGTATAAAAAAGAGGATATTTTAGAAATAGTAAAAGATATGTAA